One part of the Solanum dulcamara chromosome 8, daSolDulc1.2, whole genome shotgun sequence genome encodes these proteins:
- the LOC129899013 gene encoding uncharacterized protein LOC129899013: MVNQILSKIGSWTRNKIVDPLFHILQRGAEPKLLAISAALGITFGVFPICGVTVFLCGIAIALLGSYCHAPTMMLANFIATPIELSLMIPFLRLGESITGGPHFPLTADALKKVFTGEASKEVLLSILRAMLGWLVAVPFIIAGLYVVFLPIFTILVRKFSTRPPSPKTLLQPLTEDLGESSSSVLV, from the exons ATGGTCAATCAGATTTTATCAAAAATTGGTTCTTGGACTCGCAACAAGATCGTTGATCCTCTTTTCCATATCCTCCAGAG GGGAGCAGAGCCAAAACTGTTGGCGATCTCTGCGGCTCTTGGAATCACCTTTGGGGTATTTCCCATTTGTG GTGTCACAGTATTCCTATGTGGGATAGCTATTGCATTACTGGGATCCTATTGTCATGCTCCTACAATGATGTTGGCTAACTTCATTGCTACTCCTATTGAGTTGAG TCTGATGATTCCATTTCTACGCCTAGGTGAGTCTATCACTGGTGGACCTCATTTTCCTTTGACTGCTGATGCACTAAAGAAGGTCTTCACTGGTGAGGCTTCAAAGGAAGTCTTGCTCAGCATTTTACGTGCG ATGTTGGGCTGGCTTGTTGCTGTACCATTCATCATAGCAGGACTTTATGTTGTGTTTTTGCCAATTTTTACCATCTTGGTTCGTAAGTTCAGCACGCGTCCTCCAAGCCCGAAGACGCTTCTCCAACCCCTTACAGAA GACTTGGGGGAGTCTAGCAGTTCTGTACTTGTATGA